The following are encoded in a window of bacterium SCSIO 12643 genomic DNA:
- a CDS encoding aminotransferase class I/II-fold pyridoxal phosphate-dependent enzyme, protein MVDIFDKVRGNNGPLGQYSKFGHGYFFFPKLEGEISNKMTFRGKEVLVWSLNNYLGLANHPEIRKVDAEAGVQYGLGNPMGSRMMSGNTAMHEELEEQLADYVGKESAILLNYGYQGMASAIDALVDRNDVIVYDSESHACIMDGMRMHMGKRFVFAHNNIEQLDTMLARASKITAKTGGGILVLTEGVFGMAGDQGKLKEIVALKEKHSFRLFVDDAHGIGTMGPEGRGTGYEQGVQDGIDVYFGTFAKSFALIGGFIGADEDVIRYLNYTMRSQIYAKSLPYPIVAGAMKRLEMMKTQPEHKAKLWEIATALQEGLRAEGFDLGVTNSPVTPVFMDGGVPMATKLVVDLRENYGIFCSIVVYPVVPKGTLMLRLIPTAMHTLEDVQYTIDTFKIIKQKLAQGEYAGDDFVAQ, encoded by the coding sequence ATGGTCGATATATTTGATAAAGTAAGGGGTAATAATGGACCGTTAGGTCAATACTCGAAATTTGGTCATGGATATTTCTTCTTCCCAAAGTTAGAAGGTGAGATTTCAAACAAAATGACCTTTAGGGGAAAAGAGGTGTTGGTTTGGAGTTTAAATAACTATTTAGGCTTGGCGAATCATCCTGAGATTAGAAAAGTAGATGCTGAAGCGGGTGTACAATATGGACTAGGAAACCCAATGGGTTCAAGAATGATGTCTGGTAACACTGCAATGCACGAAGAATTAGAAGAGCAACTTGCGGATTATGTAGGAAAAGAATCTGCGATTCTATTGAACTATGGATACCAGGGAATGGCTTCCGCTATTGATGCTTTAGTAGATCGTAACGATGTTATCGTTTATGACTCTGAGTCTCACGCTTGTATTATGGACGGTATGCGTATGCATATGGGAAAACGTTTTGTTTTCGCACACAACAACATTGAGCAATTAGACACTATGTTGGCTCGTGCTTCTAAAATTACTGCAAAAACTGGTGGTGGTATTCTTGTACTTACTGAAGGTGTTTTCGGTATGGCAGGTGATCAAGGTAAATTAAAAGAAATCGTTGCGCTTAAAGAAAAACATAGCTTCCGTTTATTTGTGGATGACGCACATGGTATCGGTACAATGGGTCCTGAAGGACGTGGTACCGGATATGAGCAAGGTGTCCAGGATGGAATCGATGTGTATTTCGGAACCTTCGCAAAATCTTTCGCTTTGATTGGTGGATTTATTGGTGCTGATGAAGATGTAATCAGATACTTAAACTACACTATGCGTTCTCAGATTTATGCAAAATCATTGCCTTACCCAATCGTTGCTGGTGCGATGAAGAGATTGGAAATGATGAAAACGCAACCTGAGCACAAAGCAAAACTTTGGGAAATTGCAACGGCACTTCAAGAAGGACTACGTGCTGAAGGATTTGACTTAGGGGTAACGAACTCTCCGGTAACTCCAGTATTTATGGATGGTGGAGTACCAATGGCAACTAAATTAGTTGTAGACTTAAGAGAAAACTACGGTATCTTCTGTTCAATCGTAGTATATCCGGTTGTTCCAAAAGGAACATTGATGTTGAGA
- the bamD gene encoding outer membrane protein assembly factor BamD, with product MVKKITFARMIKKGISFWVVLVVAIIVSSCSEYNKVLKSTDLEYKYSKANEYYEKGDYYKAYPLIEELTAIYRGQKRSEKLYYMFAYSDFYLEDYLLASHRFSEFTKTFPTSQYAEECAFMSAFSLYKLSPPPKLDQSNTYSAISNLQLFVDRYPRSTRVDSCNVLIVELERKIEQKAFDGANQYKKMENYTSAVLTYENILKDFPDTKYREDIYFNIFESYYLLAIKSVQEKKSERIAKAFKAYVNFADRFPSSERMSMAQEMYARLEKMNEKLKKDNDDV from the coding sequence ATGGTTAAAAAAATTACTTTTGCACGCATGATTAAAAAAGGGATAAGCTTTTGGGTGGTATTAGTTGTGGCCATTATTGTGAGTTCGTGTTCTGAATACAATAAGGTTTTAAAATCTACCGATTTGGAATACAAATATTCTAAAGCCAACGAGTACTATGAAAAAGGTGACTATTACAAGGCTTACCCTTTAATTGAAGAATTAACTGCGATATACAGGGGGCAGAAAAGATCAGAGAAACTGTATTATATGTTTGCTTACAGTGATTTTTATTTAGAGGATTATCTGTTGGCTTCACATCGTTTTTCTGAATTCACGAAAACCTTTCCTACGAGTCAGTATGCTGAGGAATGTGCTTTTATGAGTGCTTTTTCATTGTACAAATTATCTCCTCCACCGAAATTAGATCAATCGAATACCTATTCAGCGATATCAAATTTGCAACTTTTTGTGGATCGCTATCCAAGAAGTACAAGAGTGGATAGTTGTAATGTCTTGATTGTTGAACTAGAAAGAAAGATTGAGCAGAAGGCATTTGATGGTGCAAATCAGTATAAGAAGATGGAAAATTATACTTCTGCTGTATTGACGTATGAGAATATTTTGAAGGATTTTCCGGATACGAAATACAGAGAAGACATCTATTTTAACATATTTGAATCCTATTATTTGCTTGCAATTAAGAGTGTTCAAGAAAAAAAGAGCGAAAGAATTGCCAAAGCTTTCAAAGCTTATGTTAATTTTGCAGACCGTTTTCCCAGTAGCGAACGTATGAGCATGGCTCAGGAAATGTATGCGCGATTGGAAAAAATGAATGAAAAATTGAAAAAAGATAACGATGACGTATAA
- a CDS encoding DNA-directed RNA polymerase subunit omega produces the protein MTYKRSDAPLTTITRDSSDLGDKVGNLYESLAIISKRADQIGRDIKEELNAKLSEFASSSDNLEEIFENREQIEISKYYEKLPKPLALAMVEFENDQIYYRNPAKEEGKTE, from the coding sequence ATGACGTATAAAAGATCTGATGCACCATTGACTACAATCACTCGTGATTCTAGTGACTTAGGAGATAAAGTAGGTAACTTGTATGAGAGTTTAGCAATTATTTCTAAACGTGCTGACCAAATTGGTAGAGATATCAAAGAAGAATTGAATGCAAAATTGAGCGAGTTTGCGTCTTCATCTGATAATTTGGAAGAGATTTTTGAGAATAGAGAGCAAATTGAAATCTCAAAATACTACGAAAAATTGCCAAAGCCTTTAGCTTTAGCAATGGTTGAATTTGAAAATGATCAAATTTATTACCGTAATCCTGCAAAGGAAGAAGGTAAGACTGAATAA
- the coaBC gene encoding bifunctional phosphopantothenoylcysteine decarboxylase/phosphopantothenate--cysteine ligase CoaBC, whose translation MDLKGKKILLGVTGSIAAYKAAFVIRNFVKSGAEVRVIMTPSAKEFISPITLATLSKNEVYSTYIGNPEQGTWNNHVALGLWADVFLIAPATANTLAKMNHGIADNLLLAVYLSARCPVIIAPAMDLDMYQHPATTGNIQSLKDRKHLFIDSEYGELASGLVGPGRMAEPDSILEYVSNYFAGDSVFAGQNWLITAGPTYEAIDPVRFIGNHSSGKMGVEIAKAAARKGANVTVVSGPGTPKIEMSGITQVFVRNAQSMYDETTTRFGQTDVAILAAAVADYTPEEVADQKIKKKSDEMVIRLKPTKDILKHLGSVKKENQKLIGFALETENEVENAKRKIESKNLDLIVLNSLQDKGAGFGYDTNKITLIDRKNNLEQFELKSKSEVALDILKAIEELS comes from the coding sequence ATGGATTTAAAAGGCAAAAAGATTTTACTCGGTGTAACCGGGAGCATAGCGGCCTACAAGGCCGCTTTTGTTATACGCAATTTTGTAAAATCCGGAGCGGAAGTCAGAGTAATCATGACTCCTTCAGCCAAAGAGTTTATTAGCCCGATTACGTTAGCCACGTTATCAAAGAACGAAGTTTATAGCACATATATCGGAAACCCGGAGCAGGGAACATGGAATAATCATGTAGCGCTTGGGCTATGGGCAGATGTGTTTTTAATAGCACCAGCTACGGCCAATACCCTTGCTAAAATGAATCATGGGATTGCGGATAATTTATTGCTGGCTGTTTATCTTTCAGCAAGATGTCCGGTGATCATTGCTCCTGCAATGGATCTGGATATGTACCAACATCCGGCTACAACGGGTAATATCCAGAGTTTAAAGGATAGGAAGCATTTGTTTATAGACTCTGAATATGGAGAATTGGCCAGTGGGTTGGTCGGTCCAGGAAGAATGGCTGAACCAGATTCTATTTTGGAATATGTATCAAATTATTTTGCTGGTGATTCGGTTTTTGCAGGACAAAATTGGTTGATTACTGCAGGACCAACTTATGAGGCCATTGATCCGGTAAGATTTATTGGAAATCATTCATCTGGTAAAATGGGTGTGGAGATAGCTAAAGCTGCAGCTCGAAAGGGAGCGAACGTCACAGTGGTTTCTGGACCTGGAACACCAAAAATTGAAATGAGCGGCATAACTCAGGTTTTTGTGCGTAATGCACAATCTATGTATGATGAAACGACTACTCGGTTTGGACAGACCGATGTGGCCATCCTTGCGGCTGCCGTAGCGGATTATACTCCGGAAGAGGTCGCTGACCAGAAGATTAAAAAGAAATCGGATGAAATGGTGATTCGGTTGAAGCCAACAAAAGATATTTTAAAGCATTTAGGAAGTGTCAAAAAAGAGAATCAAAAACTGATTGGTTTTGCTTTGGAAACAGAGAATGAGGTAGAGAACGCGAAGCGAAAGATTGAAAGTAAAAATCTGGATTTGATTGTTTTAAATTCTTTACAAGATAAAGGTGCAGGATTTGGATATGATACCAATAAAATAACTTTAATTGATCGGAAAAATAATTTGGAGCAATTTGAGTTAAAGTCCAAGTCTGAAGTGGCATTAGATATTTTAAAAGCGATTGAAGAATTATCATGA
- a CDS encoding DUF4835 family protein encodes MNKIILVFIALFVGLQLKAQEVRCNLTVNTQQVTGGSIQLDVIESFERQVREFINERRWTNDVIKENEKIEFSMLINITEASGSGSYKAQTQIQTVRPVYNSGYNTAVFSYKDDNFEFVFSQMDVLNFNIQNSSENNLTAMLAYYVYLVIGYDYETFSPFGGKKYFDQALNIANQNANSPFSGWKPLESDKNRYWIVQNMVQPRYENINKCLYMYHRQGLDQMYENPANGRKKITEALQLLETVYEDVPDAVNIQIFFNAKSSEIIGIYKEATPDEKKKIITLLDRIYPSNTQNWSKINDR; translated from the coding sequence ATGAATAAAATTATCCTAGTTTTTATTGCTCTTTTTGTTGGTTTACAGCTGAAAGCACAGGAAGTAAGATGTAATTTAACCGTGAACACCCAACAGGTAACTGGCGGGTCAATTCAGTTGGACGTGATTGAGTCATTTGAACGTCAGGTACGTGAGTTTATCAATGAAAGAAGATGGACGAATGATGTGATCAAGGAAAACGAAAAGATTGAGTTTTCGATGTTGATCAATATTACAGAAGCAAGTGGTTCGGGGAGTTATAAAGCACAAACACAGATTCAAACAGTAAGACCGGTATATAATTCAGGTTATAATACAGCTGTCTTCAGTTATAAGGATGATAATTTCGAATTTGTTTTCTCGCAAATGGACGTTTTGAATTTTAACATTCAGAATTCCAGTGAAAACAATTTAACAGCTATGTTGGCCTATTATGTGTATTTAGTGATAGGTTATGATTACGAAACATTTAGTCCATTTGGAGGTAAAAAGTACTTTGATCAGGCATTAAATATTGCCAATCAAAATGCCAATTCACCATTTTCCGGGTGGAAACCGTTGGAAAGTGATAAAAACAGATATTGGATTGTGCAGAATATGGTGCAGCCGAGATATGAGAATATCAACAAATGTTTGTACATGTATCACCGTCAGGGTCTGGACCAAATGTATGAGAATCCTGCAAATGGTAGAAAAAAGATTACCGAGGCGTTACAATTGTTAGAAACAGTTTACGAGGATGTACCGGATGCGGTAAACATCCAGATTTTCTTTAATGCGAAATCTAGTGAGATTATAGGTATTTACAAGGAGGCAACACCTGATGAAAAGAAAAAGATCATCACTTTGTTAGATCGGATTTATCCTAGTAATACGCAGAACTGGTCTAAGATTAACGACCGTTAG